The Corynebacterium simulans genome contains a region encoding:
- a CDS encoding helix-turn-helix domain-containing protein yields the protein MPNPSSHYDLAAWRAASSETFGKLEVHAPEASTFWAQLTSTRVGEVSLFDMRTAPHSVKRENAALADAPFCKLSLQLSGRSTMAQDGRTCELHPGDLALYVTQRPYVLEYPVEQHTLIVHFPQSLLSLTPAQIQQLTASPVSRDHGLGKVAVPLFEQLANNLDVLEGPHAPALVRSALNMLVTVFSSEVDTASDSKNLLFNQATSYIEQHLGDAELSPSSIATALFVSVRHLHSRFAAQGLSVGSYIRSRRLEKVREELTNPLNAKESIGTIASRYGLHDPSHFSRIFKAEFGLSPSAYRARFALHPFKSSRWG from the coding sequence ATGCCCAACCCTTCCTCGCACTATGACCTCGCGGCCTGGCGCGCGGCGTCTTCGGAGACCTTCGGCAAGCTGGAAGTTCATGCACCCGAGGCGAGCACCTTTTGGGCTCAGCTCACCAGCACCAGGGTGGGGGAGGTCTCCCTCTTTGACATGCGCACCGCGCCCCATTCGGTAAAAAGGGAAAACGCAGCGCTTGCCGACGCCCCCTTTTGCAAGCTCAGCCTCCAGCTTTCCGGCCGCTCCACCATGGCGCAAGATGGCCGAACCTGCGAGCTTCATCCCGGTGACTTAGCACTGTATGTCACTCAACGGCCTTATGTTCTTGAATATCCCGTCGAGCAGCACACTCTTATCGTTCACTTTCCACAGAGCCTACTTAGCCTCACACCGGCGCAGATTCAGCAGCTAACTGCGAGCCCAGTTTCCCGTGATCATGGCTTGGGCAAGGTGGCAGTGCCGCTTTTCGAGCAGCTGGCCAATAACCTCGACGTGCTGGAAGGCCCGCACGCCCCGGCCCTTGTTCGCTCCGCCTTGAACATGTTGGTCACAGTGTTCTCTTCTGAAGTCGACACCGCCTCTGACTCGAAGAATTTGTTATTCAACCAGGCCACCTCATATATCGAGCAGCATTTGGGTGATGCAGAACTTTCCCCAAGCAGTATCGCCACGGCGCTTTTCGTATCCGTGCGTCATCTCCATTCCCGCTTCGCCGCACAAGGCCTATCAGTAGGCTCCTATATCCGCAGCCGCCGACTAGAGAAAGTACGGGAGGAGCTAACAAACCCCTTAAATGCCAAGGAATCCATTGGCACCATCGCCTCGCGCTACGGCCTGCACGATCCTTCGCATTTCTCGCGCATCTTCAAGGCTGAGTTCGGACTTTCTCCCAGCGCTTATCGCGCCCGTTTCGCACTCCATCCCTTTAAGAGTTCTAGATGGGGGTAA
- a CDS encoding excalibur calcium-binding domain-containing protein translates to MKKKSLGLLLAAALSFGAISPAQAQEVNAPVASETSVTAEQDTATNSQSSEPNTGVIVGSVVGALALAGLIAGGVYWAVQQRMIPNPLPGIIPNPPAPAPAPAPAPAPAPAPAARPAPAPPRVMAPAPARVTASYANCTAVWNSIGRPIRSGDPGFMSKFDRDGDGVGCERDPR, encoded by the coding sequence GTGAAGAAGAAATCTCTTGGCCTACTGCTTGCAGCGGCCCTCTCATTTGGCGCTATCTCTCCAGCGCAAGCACAAGAAGTTAACGCTCCGGTTGCCTCCGAAACGAGCGTTACAGCCGAACAAGATACCGCCACCAACTCCCAGTCCTCTGAACCTAATACCGGGGTAATTGTTGGCTCTGTCGTTGGCGCTCTCGCATTGGCCGGCCTCATCGCGGGCGGAGTCTATTGGGCTGTTCAACAGCGCATGATCCCCAATCCGCTACCTGGAATTATTCCGAATCCTCCAGCACCAGCTCCCGCCCCTGCGCCAGCACCGGCACCAGCTCCCGCTCCCGCCGCTAGGCCAGCTCCAGCCCCACCTCGCGTGATGGCACCCGCCCCTGCTCGCGTCACCGCCAGCTATGCAAACTGCACTGCCGTGTGGAACTCCATTGGCCGCCCAATCCGCTCTGGCGATCCTGGCTTCATGTCGAAGTTTGATCGTGATGGCGATGGCGTTGGTTGCGAGCGCGACCCTCGTTAA